In Patescibacteria group bacterium, the DNA window TACACAGAGCCGGGCTACGCCGGAAAATTTACCGGACCCGATGAACCGGCCATTTATCTGACAGCCTTGGCAGTCTTGCCACAGGATCAAAAACAGGGCTTCGCCGGGCGATTATTACAGTTCGTCGAAGAAAAGGCCCGCGCGTCCGGGGCAAATTGGCTGCGCCTCGATTGCCGATCTGAAGTGCCTGATTTGGTTAATTTTTATGAAAAGAGAGGATTTTCAAAAGTTGGCGATAAGCCGGTTGACGAAGGTGAAGACGGAACTTATTGGCTCATGGAAAAAGCATTGAAAAACCCGGGCGGAAATCCAGATGTGAAACAATAGATGAATGGATCATTGCGAAAAGCCCATAATATGATAAGATCTCCCTATGTCTAATGAAGCCGCCCCAATGCCTGAACCTTTGGGTGCCAAGCGTGAACGCTTAGCTAGAAGAATCAGCAGGAACCAGGCGTTATACGACGCTGTCGGAACGGGGGAAGTTCAGGCTCTAGACTGTGCTGAGGCGGCTTTGAAAATCGGCCGCTTGCGAAGTCGAATCCACCTGGCTCTTGAGCGGGATCAAGAAGGGATGCGAATTTTGCAACAGCAGACAGGAGAGGAACTAACTGACAAGGCGACGAAATTCTTGAAAGAAAGGCAGAAGCGGGCCGCAGACTTGCAGGAAATGAAAATCCTCGCAGACCAGGGTCATTTATCAAGCGGAGTGGTGGAACATTACGAAGAGCAATTTAAAAATTATTTAGAGGCTTTAATTCCCAAAGAAGACGGATCCAATAACATTTTTATAGAAGCCGTTAGAGAGGTAGAGAGGAAGCAAAACTCAAACTTTGGCAGATTGGAAGCTTCTATTGCCGAGTTGCCTGAAGCCAGAGGAACTGGAACTAGCTGGACAGCATTCTGGGACAAGAATTTTAGAGATTATGGTAATGAAGCCTTAACTTCTTTATTGCCGCGGGAAATTTCCCGAAACACTTTCTTACTCAGCCGAACTATTTATACGTTGGGACGGAGAAAAGATATTACCACCAGAGCCCAGCTGGCAGTTCTAAGCGAGAAAGACCTTAAAAGAATTCCGCGATTAGGCAAAAGATCTTTTGAGCTTATTAAGATCCTTCGTGACCTGATATGACCAAACGGTTAATTGAGGAAAACGATCTCAGCCTGGATGAAATGGAAAACGGGTCGGTTCCGGGCGACCTGATCAGGAGATTGAAAACAGATTTTCGCGAGCCCGGTTTTCCCGTCTTGCCAAACGCGGACTTGAAAGTCACCAAGACCGGAAAAAACGAAGCCGAAGCCTTGGTGCAAAAAGCCGGGAACATCTTTGTTTATACGGGCACCTGCCGCCAGGTTTTTGCTTTTCTTTCCGGCCCCGCCTGCGCCTATCCGGGCGAAAAGCTCCCCAGCCGCAAGCCCAAAAAGTCTTAAAATCTGAAAAATATCGGCAAAAGGGTGACCATTTTGGCCCGAGGCGAACGGACGGCAAGAGAAATTAGGCAATTGGCCGGAGGAAACTTCCGGGACTTTAATTATCTGCGCGAGCTCCTGAGGATGCGTGATTGAGACAAAAAAATAGAGAGGACTCATCTAGAATCCTCTCCATGTTTAGTAACGATATTATAACACTTTTGGGAAATCTATCAAATACTGGTGAGTTCTAAAACGAATCGCAACACCTGAAGTAAAATTCAGGTATGCATAAAACATCTAAACTAACACCTCAAGAACGGGATCAAATCGCAGTCTCCCTAAGCTCTGGTTTATCTTTGCGGGTAA includes these proteins:
- a CDS encoding GNAT family N-acetyltransferase, giving the protein MVSKMIRKKEVYLGRMNGKPVGTATFDTKPPWYYTEPGYAGKFTGPDEPAIYLTALAVLPQDQKQGFAGRLLQFVEEKARASGANWLRLDCRSEVPDLVNFYEKRGFSKVGDKPVDEGEDGTYWLMEKALKNPGGNPDVKQ